The following coding sequences are from one Brienomyrus brachyistius isolate T26 chromosome 2, BBRACH_0.4, whole genome shotgun sequence window:
- the cabp1a gene encoding calcium-binding protein 1a yields the protein MSSTLPKSESTTSLLKPSAATRRSARRPEHAGNGRRSQNRPGAPESRGVAEETCWPAGCDASARRPLCHPRLVSDGDSGTRRGSKSQSQHPHDQFAPTDSREELPVKQDVGRAGRGRNKRPQRQHRQTVQEDPLPACQHSIPSPALPKRPGSALSGASEPAVSTPSPTSSSPLPASSSRSSGRSGRSSAASSTSDSSLHPILSSVFGQDRELRPEEIDELREAFKEFDKDKDGFIGCKDLGNCMRTMGYMPTEMELIELSQQINMNLGGHVDFEDFVELMGPKLLAETADMIGVKELRDAFREFDTNGDGEISTAELREAMRKLLGQQVGHRDLEDILRDIDLNGDGHVDFEEFVRMMSR from the exons ATGAGCTCCACTCTCCCGAAAAGTGAATCTACAACCTCACTGCTGAAACCCTCCGCGGCCACTCGGAGGTCAGCGAGGCGCCCGGAGCACGCTGGAAACGGCCGCCGGAGCCAGAACCGGCCCGGAGCTCCGGAGAGTCGCGGCGTCGCGGAGGAGACGTGTTGGCCGGCCGGGTGCGACGCCAGCGCCCGTAGACCCCTGTGCCACCCGCGGTTAGTCAGTGACGGGGACAGTGGGACGAGGCGAGGAAGTAAGAGCCAGTCTCAGCATCCGCACGATCAGTTCGCTCCCACGGACAGCCGGGAAGAGCTGCCGGTCAAGCAGGATGTTGGTCGGGCAGGGAGAGGACGCAACAAGCGTCCGCAGCGCCAGCATCGGCAAACTGTCCAGGAGGACCCGCTCCCAGCCTGTCAGCACAGTATCCCCTCGCCGGCCCTCCCCAAGCGCCCCGGCTCGGCCCTCAGCGGCGCCTCGGAGCCCGCCGTCAGCACGCCATCTCCCACTTCGTCCTCGCCGCTGCCCGCGTCTTCCAGCCGCTCCTCCGGCCGCTCGGGCAGGTCCAGCGCCGCGTCCTCCACGTCTGATTCCAGCCTGCACCCGATACTCAGCTCAGTATTCGGCCAG GACAGGGAACTCAGACCGGAGGAGATCGATG AGCTCCGAGAAGCTTTTAAGGAATTCGACAAGGACAAAGATGGCTTCATTGGCTGCAAAGACCTGGGCAACTGCATGAGGACCATGGGCTACATGCCCACTGAGATGGAGCTAATTGAGCTGAGCCAGCAGATCAACATGAACC TGGGTGGCCATGTGGATTTCGAGGACTTTGTGGAACTGATGGGGCCCAAACTCTTGGCAGAAACGGCAGATATGATTGGTGTGAAGGAGCTGAGGGATGCATTCAGAGAG TTTGACACAAACGGCGATGGTGAGATCAGTACTGCTGAGCTCAGGGAGGCCATGAGGAAGCTGCTGGGACAGCAG GTTGGTCACAGAGATCTTGAGGACATCTTGCGGGACATTGATCTGAACGGGGATGGCCACGTAGACTTTGAAG AGTTTGTGCGGATGATGTCTCGCTGA